In candidate division Zixibacteria bacterium HGW-Zixibacteria-1, the following are encoded in one genomic region:
- a CDS encoding potassium channel protein, giving the protein MMTRPAVTFPVTRTCFLLKLEGVMNIIAAMKNNGFTPSQKLLVSIVILIALAVTGMVGFSTLEDMSLLNSLYMTIITISTVGFGEVQTLHTHGRIFVIFLIFFSMVAVAFAVSAVGQFVLEGQLRTILGRRKMQTKIQKLSNHYIIAGFGRVGRQVAETFLGRKISFIVIEKDGAALNQLDSEGYLYVQGLATEDDILMQAGVEKAKVLVSTLPEESDNVYLALTARHMNPNLHIICRADNPSGEKKLKRAGANYVVSPHILGGMRMAMASLRPNVVDFMQMTAIGGSEIGIEEISVPEGCSIGGKTLIESRIKADYGVTVIGIKKAGREMRINPPPDAMVEAGDILLMVGSSEQLEKFTARLS; this is encoded by the coding sequence ATGATGACAAGACCCGCCGTCACTTTTCCTGTTACCCGGACATGTTTTTTGTTGAAACTCGAGGGCGTTATGAATATAATTGCGGCTATGAAGAATAACGGATTTACTCCATCCCAAAAACTATTAGTATCAATTGTCATCCTGATCGCACTGGCCGTGACCGGTATGGTCGGTTTCAGCACGCTTGAAGACATGAGCCTGCTAAACAGTCTCTATATGACGATCATCACAATTTCTACCGTCGGATTTGGAGAAGTCCAGACACTGCATACACATGGACGCATCTTCGTCATATTTTTAATATTTTTTTCCATGGTTGCGGTGGCCTTTGCCGTATCTGCCGTCGGGCAGTTTGTACTGGAAGGGCAGTTACGGACGATTTTGGGGAGAAGGAAAATGCAGACAAAAATACAGAAACTTTCAAATCATTACATTATTGCCGGATTTGGTCGTGTCGGGCGTCAGGTGGCCGAGACTTTTCTGGGCCGAAAGATTTCGTTTATCGTCATCGAAAAGGACGGTGCCGCCCTGAACCAACTGGACTCCGAAGGGTACCTCTATGTTCAGGGGCTGGCTACGGAAGATGATATACTGATGCAGGCCGGGGTGGAAAAGGCCAAGGTTCTTGTATCGACTCTTCCGGAGGAATCGGATAATGTTTACCTGGCCCTGACGGCGCGTCATATGAACCCGAATCTTCACATTATTTGCCGGGCCGACAATCCGTCCGGGGAAAAGAAATTGAAACGGGCCGGAGCCAATTATGTCGTTTCACCGCATATTCTTGGCGGGATGCGCATGGCCATGGCGTCGCTGCGTCCTAACGTGGTCGATTTTATGCAGATGACGGCGATCGGAGGCTCGGAAATCGGTATCGAAGAAATTTCGGTTCCGGAAGGGTGCTCAATCGGCGGTAAGACACTGATAGAGTCTCGAATCAAGGCCGATTATGGTGTCACCGTGATTGGGATTAAAAAGGCCGGCCGGGAAATGAGAATCAACCCCCCACCTGATGCCATGGTAGAAGCGGGCGATATTCTGTTAATGGTCGGTTCATCCGAGCAGCTCGAGAAATTTACGGCCAGACTCAGTTAA
- a CDS encoding peptidase S8, whose translation MSKVLVLLLTVAALVFVVWGCSQDRTPMSSDPETVLSTARVGQTDVLIGFKSEHPGRAIQAAGGSIKREYKYVPIVFASLPAAAVDALRNNPNVLYVEPDMTRTLVAQVLDWGVDRVDAEYVHNNSNYTGAGIDIAVLDTGGDMDHPDLTWAGGYSVANSDPNDWEDKNGHGTHCAGIISADNNTIGVVGVAPGCDIWAVQVSRTSLISISDIIAGIDWCIATHHDSDPNNDIKVMSMSFSGPSSDAETTALLAAYNEDILLVAAAGNSGGPVEYPAAHSFVMAISASTSTDAKASYSCYGPEIEHIAPGSSIYSTYKGGKYRTMSGTSMACPMVAGAAVLAWSAHPGYSRDQIRTLLHNTGEDIGLSSDYQGYGLIDAENATLGTTNGNDY comes from the coding sequence ATGAGTAAAGTATTGGTCCTTTTATTGACCGTGGCGGCATTAGTTTTTGTCGTTTGGGGTTGTTCTCAGGATCGTACACCAATGTCTTCCGACCCGGAGACCGTCTTATCGACAGCCAGGGTCGGGCAGACCGACGTTCTAATCGGTTTTAAAAGTGAGCATCCGGGCCGGGCCATCCAGGCCGCCGGCGGCTCGATCAAGCGCGAGTACAAGTATGTCCCGATCGTTTTTGCCTCACTGCCCGCGGCCGCAGTTGATGCCCTCAGGAATAATCCAAACGTTCTTTATGTGGAACCGGATATGACCAGGACGCTGGTGGCTCAGGTTCTTGACTGGGGCGTCGATCGGGTTGATGCCGAATATGTCCACAACAATTCCAATTATACCGGAGCCGGAATAGATATTGCCGTCCTTGATACCGGCGGCGATATGGATCACCCCGACCTCACCTGGGCCGGCGGTTATTCGGTTGCCAATAGTGACCCCAATGACTGGGAGGACAAGAACGGTCATGGCACTCATTGCGCCGGTATTATATCCGCCGACAATAACACCATCGGTGTCGTCGGTGTCGCTCCCGGATGTGACATCTGGGCGGTCCAGGTCAGCCGGACTTCCTTGATCTCCATTTCTGATATTATTGCCGGGATCGACTGGTGCATCGCAACCCATCATGATTCCGATCCGAACAATGATATTAAGGTGATGTCGATGAGCTTCAGTGGACCATCATCTGATGCCGAAACAACGGCACTTTTGGCCGCCTATAACGAGGATATTCTCCTGGTGGCGGCGGCCGGCAACTCCGGCGGCCCGGTCGAGTACCCCGCAGCACATAGTTTTGTAATGGCCATCTCCGCTTCTACCTCAACCGATGCTAAAGCCTCATATTCATGCTACGGCCCGGAAATTGAGCATATCGCTCCCGGCAGTTCTATTTATTCGACCTATAAAGGCGGTAAATATCGTACCATGAGCGGTACCTCCATGGCTTGTCCGATGGTAGCCGGGGCCGCAGTCCTGGCCTGGTCGGCGCATCCCGGCTACAGCCGCGATCAGATCCGCACCCTGCTTCACAATACCGGCGAAGACATTGGTCTAAGCAGCGATTACCAGGGTTATGGACTAATCGACGCCGAAAATGCCACCCTGGGAACAACAAACGGCAACGATTATTAG